The DNA region TCTCGATAAATCTGCATTACTTGCGTCAATACTAGATGTAGGAGCAAAACACAGACTATAGTTCTTGCGCTTGTTTAGCAAATATTGAGAAATTTAATTCTGCTAAACAAGTTGTAGCTTTTGCAGGTCTAATTCTAAGCATCATCAGTCTAGTAGTTCTGTACGTGGTTCTAGTAAAATCTCTAGAACTGGTTAATTTAGACCTACGTAAAGCTTTTAAATGACAAAATGCTATATCGTTAAGCCTTATGTACTTCTCCCACCTTGTCCCTTATGTTGTAAGACACTCGCTCTTTGAGAAAGAAGCTTTTCTGTATGAGAAGAATCATTACTACTCTTTCTATTTTCATACTCTTTTGATTCTTCTCTCATGCGACACATATAATTCTCATACGCTTCCTTATAACAGTCCCTCTGATGCATTTTTAAGTCAGGTAACGAAGATAGCGCCATTCGAGATAAATGCATTTTTTGATCTTCTGTCAGCTTAATCTCTGCCATGAAAGAACGAAGATATCCAAGCTTTTGGAACAAATATTTAAATGGCTCAGCTCTTCTTTTTGCCTCCTCGCGCTCTAGCTGAAGGTTTGATACTGCCTCATCTAGAAGCCCTTTCGCTTTCTTGAGTTCTTCAGATGGTTCTGTTGTCATATTACTAACTAGTGACTGTACAATGCCCTGAATTCTTCTTCCTCTATCTACCACACGATCTTGTTCCTCGCATACCTTTACCAAGTCCGTATTAGCTCTAAGATCCTGTATAGCTTTGACAATTCCTTGATCATGAGGTATATTGTTGCCAGTGAATATCTCCTTAAGTATTGCGCAAATATTTTCCAATGCTTGAACAAAATGCCCCCATGATCCTCTGCTTTTGACTTGCTCCAAATCTTGTTTTAATTGACCAAGTATACCTCCTAGATCAGCTTGCAGGATTTTAAGATCATCACTTTCATCTGTAAAAGGTAATATATCCTCCAATATTGGATTAAGACAAGATATTACTTTCTCTGCCTCTTCTAACATTCTTAATTCTGATTCATTTATGCTAATTAAATTCATGAAATTAACTCCTTATATTTTTATGTTAACAAAAAAGCTAATCCATAGCTAAACAACTATGCTATAGTCATTTTACTTAAAGAGTTGGTTTAAGTAAAATGACTTCTTGCAAAACCTATTCAAAGCTTAAAATTATAAATTTTAGTAATTTTAAATTACTAGGAAAATCTTTTTTTTTCTGTATATCTATCATTAATAATTTTGAATCGTTTCTATCACCGCTCTGTAAAGCAGCTACTACACCTGCTAAATCTTCTGCTTCTTGCTGTATATCAGGAAAAAATTTACCCATTCCTGCATTAATATTTCTTTCTAGCGCTTCTCTTTTAGTTATGGCTGCAGTCCTTTCCATCGCTTGATTTGGTAAAATTTGCAGACCAAAATGAATAAGAAAATTTGATTTTATATATTCATCACGACGCATTTCATTACCTAAAAACAGATCCATAGCAGATAATTTCCATTCTGCAGGCCTTTTGCGAGCTTCTAGACTGATAAATATTTGATCATCATTTACATTTACACAATCATCATTCTCAAATAACGAGAAATCTCCACTTAGAATTTGTTCAGATAATATTTCATACTGGTTAATATTCGAATGTTCTTCTTCAGGCCAGCCAAATATTACTCTCAGAAACTTTAATAATTGCTGCGCATCAACATTTTCAGTGCTTAATCCAATTGACCTAAACGTATCTTTTAAAGCATCTCGTCTGCGAATCATATCATCGATATTTGCATTTAAATTAGGTATAGTAACTGAAATCAACAATATTACATCCTTTATAGAACCTACTTTTTGAGCTTGATCACGCAAAAACTCTGTTCTTTTGTTTGCTAACTCAATAAATATCTCTCCTTTACGATATGACTGCCAGTTGCTTAAAAAATTCTCTATATTATTACTACCAATCATCAATACTTGAAGGCTACTTTCAGCAGGTAAATTTTCATCGCTTTTTAGAAATTCAGCAATTTCATTTTGAGCCGAAACACTAGCTTCAGCCAATGGGCATGCAAGCAATACAAAGCCTATTGAGCTACGATTAAAGAATAGCTGAGTCTCATCATCATATGATTCATAAACAAAATGTTTAGAGAATCTTTTTCGATCAAAATCCTTATGTATGCTTGCGTTCACCTTGGCTCTGTTTTGGTTTAAATAAATTAATAAGATATTTTTTTGGTTTTTTAGGTGAAGTGTTAACAACATCTAGGCCTTGAACTGCTTTAGCTTGCCTGTAGCATAGAATACAACGTCTTTTTGATTTAACTTTTGATGTTTCCAACTTTCTCAAGATTATCAATATCAAAAGCGCCTTGAGCAACCATATTCTTTATTTCGTATAAAGACTTACATTTTAGCCCTTTAGGAATTTTACAGTCAAAATTATTTTCGAAAAAGAAGCTTGTTAGGCTCATACAGCCCAATAGCAATAATAAAAACTTCATTAGACCTCTTTCGAAACTGGTTAAGGTAGTTCAAAATTATTGCTGATAAATATCGAAATGGACGTAAAAGATTCGGTCTTAGTTTTAATTTGATCTCTGGCATTTATAATTTTAAACTACCTTAACCAGTTTCGAAAGAGGTCTATTATAAATGCTCCTCTAACTTTTGTGATTGGTCGAATTTATTATGCAAATTAACTTTTTCATTGTTAGTTGATTGTGAATAAGTTAAATTATGTGGCTTCTTCTTGTGCTCACGTAAGTCAAAACCTTTTTTAAATACAACATCGATGACTCTACCTGACGCAATAAGAACGACTGGGCTCATAGAATCAGCTCGTTTTATAGCAAAATCAGCTAGCTTATCAAAAGCATTACTAGCTCCAGAGTAAGCTCCAGATTTTAGTGCATCTCCAACACTTAACTCTGATTGAGCCTGACCTGGAGTCATTATATTTAACGTTGGAGCCGTTGTCATATCAGGTTTAATAGCCTTAGCTTGCAGAAACTTAGCCATGCTGCTAAATACTCCATTTAATGCAGCCATTCTTACTACTTTAGACGATTTATATCTACCACGATTCCTTTAATTCCAGAACGTCCGTCTTCGCCTATCAACCAGCCTTCTACCTGCTTTTCAATAATATCTCCTTGTTTATTGACTACTGAAATAGTTTCGATGCGACATTTAGCTCTCTCTGAGGAAATATCTCCATTACAAGATCCAATTAAGATAGCCTTTTTGATTTGATCAGTTTTATATTTATCGTAAAGAATTGCTGTATCTACTAGCTGCAGAATAATTGGCTCTGGTGATGAAGAGCTGTTAGTTCCAGTACCTACAACGACTCCAGTAAGTAGCACAGCTCTAACAGAACTGCCGCTAGTAACATAGTTCTCAACATTCTTTTTTAGTTCAGCTCCAGCTCTCCTAAGATTGACAAATGATTTTACTACTACTACGGAAGCTTGCTTTGTTTTGTTATCATTGGGTAAATTTAAAATATGCTGATTAAGATCATGACTGAACTCATCACTATCATTATTATATAGAAGTTGCTTAGGATGATTCTCCAATATCTCAAGTTTTTGGTTAAAATTATTAATTTTTGCAGTAGTTTCTAAATATCTGCTTTCTATTACACTTTCTAATCTATCTTTTAATGTTTTAACTTCACTAAGTATTTCCTCTGTCCATTTTGCTCTCAAATCTACAGCTTGTTCTACTCCAGAAATCGCTTCTCTTGACTCACGATTTTCAGTAAAAGTTATAGATTCTTTCGTTTTGCCATTTTCAGATAAAAAATACGAAACAAGCATTATTGTTATGCTTATAAAAGTTAAGGCAATTACTGGCTTTCGGCGAATAATATTTGTTAACTCTGATAGCTTGCTATTAGACCTAACAGCAGATTCAGCCTTTGGTTTATTATTTAGCTCTAAATCTTCTTCTTCTTTTGTATTATCATTGTCTGAATTCTCCTGTTGCACTATTCCTCCGCTTTTTGAGTTTTGATGTTTCTACCTTATCAATGAATTGATTGAGTACTAATTTATTTTCATACCACCGGCAATCCAATCTAGGTAAAATCCTAAAATAACACCAATTGCCACCATTACTCCTGCAAGCTTTATATTACCTCTTGCTACAGCCCAAATCGATGATAAAATAGTTGCGCTTGATATACCTATTGTTTTTAGCTTTCCACTAAAAAGTCCGTCTATTTTATTAAGCTGCCCTTCAAGGGTATCAGCTAATGCTGGCTCAAAAGAAAAAACACAAGCAGTAATTATAATTAACAGCACTACAACTACATTATTCCGCTGTATTCCAAATGTAGGTTTTAGCATATTTAGTCGCGATTTTTTATATCTGAACATTGTTATTGCTTATTAGTAAATTTTGCATTATTCTCCTAGTGCTAGTTATTCCATGTTCAATGAAATTTTACTTTGAAGCGGTTTTAATTAATAATCTTTGTAGAACTTTAAGTCTTTGAAGTAAAAACTAGCATTTTAAGCCAGTTTTATTTTTTTCTTAGTATTTCTACTTTGTTTTTTAGAAGGTTTCGCTGTTAATTCTTTAGTATTAACGTTATTACTGAACAAATTGGTATTGTTTTGTTTTGAATTATCCTTTTCCTCTATTTTTGTAGCAGCATTAACAAGCATTACAGGGCTTGGAGTTTTTGGAGTAAAAGTTAACATTAAATCTTGAATTGTTTTGTGTGCTCCTATTACTGTTAAATAAAGCTTCTTTTCTTCTTCTCGTGGAGCAATAAACAAACATCCAGACTCATGAACTACAACTTCAGCTGCATTTTGAGGGTACATAAAAATATCATTGATTTTTTCATCTTTAAGATTAATTCTTGTTGGTCCACTATCAGAAATCTCAAGCTTTAGCAGATTATCAGCTTCTAACTCATATTCTACTGCATATATATTATTAACGTTTACCAAAGCAATAAGCCCTATCATAAATCTCAAAACTCTAATATTCATTTTTTTATTCCATTCTCTTTAACACCAGTCAACAATAAAAGGTAATTAGGAGTTCGCTTGTAAGTCAAAAGGTAAGTCTTATCGACAGCTATATCTTTACTATCGCTAAACCAATAACGAAGCGTTCCACTAATTAATACTCCATTCATTTATCACTTCAACATTCTTCGGAAAAAAGACTGAAGACACATTTGAACCTTTAACAAATTGCAAGTGATCATGAAAAAATTTATTTAAAGATTCAGTATTACTAGATGCCACTTTCATGTCTGCTATTTGTCTTTCTACCTCATTTGGAGAAGTAGTAAACAGGCCTTTCATCACATAAATTGCCCATTCCTTTAAATAGGTTTCATGGTAATTTTTTGATGAAACCGTCATTTTACGATCAGGCTCTATTGCTGGAATTAACAACCACTTTTCTTCTTTTGTAATTGCTGCTATTATTGCAATTATATTAGCTGCAGCTAGCAATATAGTTACTGAAAGTAAGCATTTATTATATTTAACAAGCTCTTGTATAGCATTTTGCTTAAAGAGATGATTCATTATTTGCCAACTTTTTTGCCCAAAAGCCTTGGATATCCTAATGGAGCTTGCAATAAACCTTTAGCTACTAAAAAACTTTTTAGCAAAAAATTCTCCGATACCTTCTTAAATTTCTTAAAGCAATAACATAGAGCAATTCCTCCAATCATAAAGGCCAGTCCTAATTTAGCATGCCTGCTGTTTAGTAGTACAATTCCTGGAGCTACTCCAGCTAATACTACTCCCCATTCATCAATGCTCAAACCCATATACTTCAACGGCCTCGATAATGCCCAACATAATTTTTGATTTTGCATAATCACCTTTAGCCGCAATTGTAGCATGAGATTTCTCATTCTGCTACTATAATGTTTAAATTAGCTAAATATCTTCAAATACAGATTTTACCTGTGATAATTAGTTTTCATATATGCATTTCTTACTCATGCTAAGTTTCATGTTATTTCAGTATTTATTTCAAATATCAATTCCTGAATGTTCTCTTATCATTTGTGTCACCTTAGACATATATTGTCTTACTGGCTCTAAACTAACTTTGGTATAAATACTCGTTGATTTTATGTCACTATGATTCAATGCTGCACCAATTATATACTGACCTGCGCCTTCATCTGCCATACAACTTGCAAACGTCCTTCTTAGATCGTGTATCCTTAAATTTTTTATGCCTGCCTTTTTACAAATCTTATACCATTCTCTATAAGGAGATTCCAAGTGCCCGCTTTTCGTTCTATCAGTTGATAGCACCCATTTACTTTTAGATGTTAATTTTCTTGCTTGCAATATTTCCATTATCTCATCTGTTAATGGTATATTTTGCGTCTTTCCGTTCTTAGTTTTTGGTATATGCCATATTTTTCTTTCAAAATCTATATTGTCCCATTCCATCTCCAACACATTACTTTTTCTAGCTCCAGTATATAACGCTAGTAATGCAAAATCTCTTGTCAACGGAGTTGCTTCTCCACATAATACTTGTAAAAATTTAGTCATTTCATCGTAACTTAGACGTCTTTCTCTTGCTTGCATTTTATGTTTATCTATTCCTAGTGTAGGATTTCTGTCTATTAATTCCCATTTTATTGCCTTATTTTAAATATACTGCTTAAGGTTACTAGAAATCGATTTGCTGTCGCATATTTCTTCTCTTTAGTTATATCATTGAATATTTGTTCAATATCATTCCTTTGAATCTTGCTTATCTTTTTTGAATATAACGGTTTCCCATAATTATATATTCTTGCAGCATTACTCTGCCAGTTTATAGTATATATTTTGCCATACTCTTCAATATACTTGTTATGCAGCTCTTCTAATGTAATCTTTTGAGCTTTTCTTTTTCTCATCTCATTTTCTTCTATATATTGTTGACGTCTTACTTCTCTTGGATCTATTCCTTTCGCCATTAATGTCTTTAATTCTCTTGCTATTTTTCTAGCTTCTTTAATAGATAAATCTGGAAATACCCCTATCTTTATTTTTATCCCTTCTTTTCTAAATTTTGTTTCAAAAGACCATGTTTTTCTTCCTGTGCATGATACTTTTACTTTAAGTTTCGGTTCACCTTTATCATGGATGATTAATGTTCCTTCATTTGGAATTTTTATTTTTCTTAGTAACTTATTTGTTAACTTTAATGATATTGATTCCATAATTACACCATATATTAATTATTATATTAATTTATATTACAATTACCTAAACAAGGTATCTATATTATTCTCTTTATTTGAATCAAATTGTATACTAATTTATTCATAACATACCTGACTTCCAAGCCGCTTTATCAACCTTGAGTTGGTATGCATTTTTCAACCATCATCTTAACCTCTAGATTGAA from Orientia tsutsugamushi str. Boryong includes:
- a CDS encoding site-specific integrase, yielding MQARERRLSYDEMTKFLQVLCGEATPLTRDFALLALYTGARKSNVLEMEWDNIDFERKIWHIPKTKNGKTQNIPLTDEIMEILQARKLTSKSKWVLSTDRTKSGHLESPYREWYKICKKAGIKNLRIHDLRRTFASCMADEGAGQYIIGAALNHSDIKSTSIYTKVSLEPVRQYMSKVTQMIREHSGIDI
- a CDS encoding Arm DNA-binding domain-containing protein, giving the protein MESISLKLTNKLLRKIKIPNEGTLIIHDKGEPKLKVKVSCTGRKTWSFETKFRKEGIKIKIGVFPDLSIKEARKIARELKTLMAKGIDPREVRRQQYIEENEMRKRKAQKITLEELHNKYIEEYGKIYTINWQSNAARIYNYGKPLYSKKISKIQRNDIEQIFNDITKEKKYATANRFLVTLSSIFKIRQ
- a CDS encoding TrbI/VirB10 family protein; protein product: MAALNGVFSSMAKFLQAKAIKPDMTTAPTLNIMTPGQAQSELSVGDALKSGAYSGASNAFDKLADFAIKRADSMSPVVLIASGRVIDVVFKKGFDLREHKKKPHNLTYSQSTNNEKVNLHNKFDQSQKLEEHL
- a CDS encoding TraB/VirB10 family protein, whose product is MQQENSDNDNTKEEEDLELNNKPKAESAVRSNSKLSELTNIIRRKPVIALTFISITIMLVSYFLSENGKTKESITFTENRESREAISGVEQAVDLRAKWTEEILSEVKTLKDRLESVIESRYLETTAKINNFNQKLEILENHPKQLLYNNDSDEFSHDLNQHILNLPNDNKTKQASVVVVKSFVNLRRAGAELKKNVENYVTSGSSVRAVLLTGVVVGTGTNSSSSPEPIILQLVDTAILYDKYKTDQIKKAILIGSCNGDISSERAKCRIETISVVNKQGDIIEKQVEGWLIGEDGRSGIKGIVVDINRLK